Proteins encoded within one genomic window of Candidatus Coatesbacteria bacterium:
- the def gene encoding peptide deformylase: MAILPIHCYEHEALRRAAEPIADIDDEVRRLAADMRETMLAFEGLGLAAPQVGVGRCLFILHHHLLPEAEEPRVFINPELEPAGEPYIDREGCLSLPEIYGRVKRHSRVTLRATDLEGRKLELELALLAARAAQHELDHLEGLMFVDHLAKGQRMLLRGRLKQLAARTDQGWLRRLEDEQRK; this comes from the coding sequence TTGGCCATTTTGCCTATCCACTGCTACGAGCACGAAGCCCTGCGCCGCGCCGCGGAGCCGATAGCCGACATCGACGACGAGGTCCGCCGCCTGGCCGCCGACATGCGCGAGACCATGCTGGCCTTCGAGGGCCTCGGACTGGCCGCGCCCCAGGTCGGCGTCGGCCGCTGCCTGTTCATCCTCCACCACCACCTGCTCCCCGAGGCCGAGGAACCCCGCGTCTTCATCAACCCCGAACTCGAACCCGCCGGCGAGCCCTACATCGACCGCGAAGGCTGCCTCAGCCTGCCCGAGATCTACGGCCGGGTCAAACGCCACAGCCGCGTCACCCTGCGGGCCACCGACCTCGAAGGCCGCAAGCTGGAACTGGAGCTGGCCCTGCTGGCCGCCCGGGCCGCCCAGCACGAGTTAGACCATCTCGAGGGCCTCATGTTCGTCGACCACCTGGCCAAGGGCCAACGGATGCTGCTCCGCGGCCGCCTCAAACAACTTGCCGCCCGCACCGATCAGGGCTGGCTGCGCCGCCTCGAGGACGAACAGCGGAAGTAA
- a CDS encoding methionyl-tRNA formyltransferase — translation MPKCVTIKAMAKRRIIFFGTPAVAARTLRHLLDEGLEVVAVVSQPDRPRGRGKRLAPTPVREAAQAVGLPLLQPESCRDAGFIDELAAYEPDLLAVVAYGQFLPRRLRGLPRLAALNLHYSLLPAYRGAAPVNWALVEGVRRTGVTVQRVARRMDAGDILLQREVEVARRATAPELLERLIPVGAAALTAALRDCAELLERARPQAEGRVSYAPLLRREHGGLDFRRPARELFDRWRGLLPWPGVYCELDGQRLKVHRLALREGRTDRPPGTIFDLEGSTGLTACGEGGILALEEVQAPNQQRLDLRSFLNGRRLRTPVALTSCPPRPKTAPGEAR, via the coding sequence ATGCCGAAGTGCGTTACAATCAAGGCGATGGCGAAGCGACGGATCATCTTTTTCGGTACCCCGGCGGTGGCCGCCCGGACCCTCCGGCATCTGCTGGACGAGGGGCTGGAGGTCGTCGCCGTGGTCAGCCAGCCGGACCGGCCCCGGGGGCGGGGCAAGCGTCTCGCGCCGACGCCGGTCCGGGAGGCGGCGCAGGCGGTCGGCCTGCCGCTGCTACAGCCGGAGAGCTGCCGCGACGCCGGTTTCATTGACGAGCTGGCGGCCTACGAGCCGGACCTGCTGGCCGTGGTGGCCTACGGCCAGTTCCTGCCCCGGCGGCTGCGCGGACTGCCGCGGCTGGCGGCGTTGAACCTGCACTACAGCCTGCTGCCGGCCTACCGGGGCGCGGCGCCGGTCAACTGGGCCCTGGTCGAGGGCGTCCGGCGGACCGGGGTGACGGTCCAGCGAGTGGCCCGGCGGATGGACGCCGGTGACATCCTGCTGCAGCGCGAGGTCGAGGTTGCGCGGCGCGCGACGGCGCCGGAGCTCTTGGAACGGTTGATCCCCGTCGGCGCCGCGGCGCTGACCGCGGCGTTGCGTGATTGCGCCGAGCTGTTGGAGCGGGCCCGACCCCAGGCCGAGGGACGGGTCTCCTACGCCCCCCTGCTGCGGCGGGAGCACGGCGGGTTGGACTTCCGCCGTCCGGCGCGGGAGCTGTTCGACCGCTGGCGCGGGCTGTTGCCCTGGCCCGGCGTCTACTGCGAACTCGACGGTCAACGGCTCAAGGTTCACCGTTTGGCCCTGCGCGAGGGGCGCACGGACCGGCCGCCGGGGACGATCTTCGACCTCGAGGGCTCGACGGGGCTTACGGCCTGTGGTGAGGGCGGCATCCTGGCCCTCGAGGAGGTCCAGGCGCCCAACCAGCAGCGTCTTGATCTGCGCAGTTTCCTCAACGGTCGCCGCCTGCGCACCCCGGTGGCGCTGACCAGTTGTCCGCCCCGGCCCAAAACGGCCCCCGGCGAAGCCCGCTGA